A genomic stretch from Clostridia bacterium includes:
- a CDS encoding ureidoglycolate lyase: MSKSIEIIELTPENFREFGQVISTEGKAPDAGDANFNWFEKLAAFNNIKEVSVNILECKKRELIIDRLEVHKETPEVVIPLGGEDVIAVVAPAGEMDESRIKAFRIPGSKGIVLNIGVRHFIPYPLKGNVNCVIIFKHATGANDLVFEMLSEVYKIG, encoded by the coding sequence ATGTCAAAAAGTATAGAAATTATTGAATTGACTCCGGAAAATTTCAGAGAATTCGGACAGGTAATATCAACTGAGGGAAAGGCACCTGATGCAGGGGATGCAAACTTCAACTGGTTTGAAAAGCTTGCTGCCTTTAATAATATTAAAGAAGTAAGTGTAAATATTCTGGAATGCAAAAAGAGAGAACTGATTATTGACAGGCTTGAAGTTCATAAGGAAACGCCGGAAGTTGTAATACCTCTCGGTGGAGAAGATGTAATAGCAGTAGTGGCTCCTGCGGGTGAAATGGATGAAAGCAGGATAAAAGCATTCCGTATACCTGGAAGCAAGGGAATAGTACTGAATATCGGAGTCCGTCATTTTATACCTTATCCGTTAAAAGGCAATGTAAACTGCGTTATTATATTTAAGCATGCCACAGGTGCAAATGATCTGGTTTTCGAAATGCTGTCAGAGGTCTACAAAATAGGTTAG
- a CDS encoding glycyl-radical enzyme activating protein, with the protein MKGFVFNIQRFSINDGPGIRSTVFLKGCNLRCLWCHNPESLKAAQEILFFEEKCVGCKKCETVCPSHAHYFTGEGNKVFDRSKCNYCGLCIENCMYDALACAAKYMEPGEVMDVLLKDMDYYRNSGGGVTFSGGEPLLQKEFLMEVAEKTKSEGIHNALDTALNVEWEDIEHVLPYINLVLLDLKVMDSTIHKNVTGVGNQRILQNAFKLSQTHVDIIVRIPVIPGINDTDENMGKTAEFLKDFKNLTRVELLPYHDMGVNKHLTLGNRNKHRVFEIPSDESIRQLTRCFRKYGIEVISG; encoded by the coding sequence ATGAAGGGTTTTGTTTTTAATATCCAACGGTTTTCTATAAACGACGGTCCAGGTATAAGAAGTACTGTTTTTTTAAAAGGCTGTAATTTGCGCTGCTTGTGGTGCCACAATCCTGAGTCTCTTAAAGCCGCACAAGAAATTCTGTTTTTTGAGGAAAAATGTGTAGGGTGCAAAAAGTGTGAAACAGTATGCCCTTCTCATGCACATTATTTTACAGGTGAAGGGAATAAGGTATTTGACAGGTCAAAATGCAATTATTGCGGTTTATGCATCGAAAACTGCATGTATGACGCATTAGCCTGTGCAGCGAAGTATATGGAACCTGGTGAGGTTATGGACGTTTTACTAAAAGACATGGATTACTACAGGAATTCAGGCGGTGGGGTAACATTTTCCGGTGGAGAACCCCTTCTGCAGAAAGAATTTCTTATGGAAGTGGCAGAAAAGACAAAATCCGAAGGGATACACAATGCCCTTGATACAGCTTTGAATGTAGAGTGGGAAGACATAGAGCATGTACTTCCATATATAAATCTTGTACTTCTTGACTTGAAAGTTATGGATTCAACCATCCATAAAAATGTGACCGGCGTTGGCAACCAAAGAATTCTTCAAAATGCTTTCAAACTATCTCAGACACATGTTGACATAATTGTTAGAATTCCAGTAATTCCGGGTATAAATGATACAGATGAAAATATGGGGAAGACTGCAGAATTTCTGAAAGATTTCAAGAATCTGACCAGAGTTGAGCTTTTGCCATATCATGATATGGGAGTTAACAAACACCTGACTCTGGGAAACAGGAATAAACACAGGGTGTTTGAAATTCCTTCGGATGAGAGTATCAGACAACTGACCAGGTGTTTTAGAAAGTACGGAATTGAAGTAATATCAGGGTAG
- a CDS encoding FGGY family carbohydrate kinase — protein MKYLIGIDIGTTGTKSALFDTEGRLIADAYLESKLYYPKPGWVEQNPRDFYTSSCDTIREVIRKSGVDPKEVAALSLDGQMAGILGIDEKWNAVTHYDSWLDTRCKKYVEYIKNNFEDKVLNLSGLPSTVAHCAKMLWWKNEQPEIFAKISKFIQPAAFVAGLFAGLSGREAFIDYTYLHFTGLYDASAIEWSSELCKDFGIPMDKLPDIVEPWKVVGTLTEKAARDCGLVPGVAIAAGTGDQAAGFLGAGLVEPGMLVDVAGTASVFACCVNEYKPDLKFKTLLFPKAASKGLWFPHAYIGGGGLCLRWFRDGIVKPGKDEFDEIYKILDREASELPAGSDSLMFIPHLGGRNYPYDSDVRGIWAGFSWGHERKHFYRAMMEAVAYEYYYYLKIEKDLFPNANFKEVRAIGGGSKSRVFNQIKANVLGIPYVQLSRDEVGGLGSAIIAGHAVGLISNMEEAAKRFVSTKNRIEPDMKANEYYKNFAELYIEMFRTLKPLYNRLAEISAIEKP, from the coding sequence GTGAAATATTTGATAGGAATTGACATAGGTACTACAGGCACAAAGTCTGCTCTGTTTGACACAGAAGGCAGGCTGATTGCTGATGCTTATCTGGAATCGAAGCTTTATTATCCGAAGCCGGGCTGGGTGGAACAGAATCCCCGGGATTTTTACACCTCTTCGTGTGATACCATACGCGAGGTTATCAGAAAATCAGGTGTAGATCCTAAAGAGGTTGCCGCCCTCAGTTTAGACGGCCAGATGGCAGGAATACTGGGAATAGATGAAAAGTGGAATGCTGTAACACATTATGATTCATGGTTGGACACAAGGTGCAAAAAATATGTTGAATATATTAAAAACAACTTTGAAGATAAGGTTTTAAATCTTTCAGGACTTCCGTCAACAGTCGCACATTGTGCAAAAATGCTATGGTGGAAAAATGAACAGCCTGAAATTTTTGCAAAGATAAGTAAATTCATACAGCCTGCGGCTTTTGTTGCAGGATTGTTTGCAGGGCTTTCAGGCAGGGAAGCCTTTATTGACTACACTTACCTTCATTTTACAGGGCTTTATGACGCAAGTGCTATTGAGTGGTCAAGTGAACTGTGCAAGGATTTTGGAATTCCTATGGATAAGCTTCCGGACATAGTCGAGCCTTGGAAAGTGGTAGGGACACTGACCGAAAAGGCAGCAAGGGATTGTGGTCTAGTGCCGGGAGTGGCAATTGCGGCAGGTACGGGGGATCAGGCAGCAGGGTTCCTGGGTGCGGGACTGGTTGAGCCGGGAATGCTGGTAGATGTTGCTGGTACTGCTTCAGTATTTGCTTGCTGTGTCAATGAGTATAAGCCGGACTTGAAATTCAAGACCCTGCTTTTCCCAAAGGCAGCTTCAAAAGGATTATGGTTTCCGCATGCATACATCGGTGGAGGCGGCTTGTGTCTCAGGTGGTTCAGAGATGGGATAGTCAAGCCCGGAAAAGACGAATTTGATGAAATATATAAGATTCTCGACAGGGAAGCCTCAGAACTTCCTGCGGGCTCGGATTCACTGATGTTTATACCGCATCTTGGCGGAAGAAACTATCCTTATGACAGTGATGTAAGAGGAATATGGGCAGGCTTTAGCTGGGGACACGAAAGAAAGCATTTTTATAGGGCTATGATGGAAGCTGTTGCCTATGAATATTATTATTATCTTAAAATCGAAAAAGATCTTTTTCCAAATGCCAATTTCAAGGAAGTCAGAGCTATCGGCGGAGGCTCTAAAAGCAGAGTATTCAATCAGATAAAAGCAAATGTACTCGGAATACCATATGTGCAGCTTTCCAGGGATGAAGTCGGAGGTCTGGGGTCAGCTATAATTGCAGGTCATGCAGTAGGTTTGATCAGTAATATGGAAGAGGCCGCAAAAAGATTTGTCAGCACAAAAAACAGAATTGAACCGGATATGAAGGCGAATGAATACTATAAAAACTTTGCCGAGCTTTATATAGAAATGTTTAGGACGCTGAAGCCTTTATATAACAGGCTCGCAGAAATTTCTGCAATAGAAAAACCATAG
- a CDS encoding glucose-6-phosphate isomerase gives MKINPFAMYFDLKSGLSNERKTTVRHLSNMKGMFADEAALEEMIKKNDEMIYEFYELGLPETPGDLLFGTSITYPGKVGNEYFMTKGHFHTILDTAEVYYCLSGKGYMLMENPEGEWDAQEMTPGKAVYVPARYAHRSINTGNEPLITFFVFRADAGHDYGTIETKGYRKLIVEKDGKPAIIDNPRW, from the coding sequence ATGAAAATCAATCCCTTTGCAATGTATTTTGATTTAAAAAGCGGGCTTTCAAATGAAAGGAAAACAACTGTCAGACATCTCTCGAACATGAAGGGAATGTTTGCAGATGAAGCTGCACTTGAGGAAATGATAAAAAAGAATGACGAAATGATATATGAATTTTATGAGCTTGGTTTACCTGAGACTCCCGGTGACCTGCTGTTCGGAACAAGTATCACCTACCCGGGAAAAGTAGGAAATGAGTATTTTATGACCAAGGGACATTTCCATACAATTCTCGATACAGCAGAAGTATACTACTGTCTGAGCGGAAAGGGCTATATGCTTATGGAAAACCCTGAAGGAGAATGGGACGCTCAGGAAATGACTCCCGGAAAAGCTGTTTACGTACCTGCAAGATATGCACACAGAAGTATCAATACAGGCAATGAACCATTGATAACTTTCTTTGTTTTCAGAGCTGATGCCGGTCACGATTATGGAACCATTGAAACTAAAGGTTACAGAAAATTGATAGTTGAAAAAGACGGTAAACCGGCGATTATTGACAACCCAAGATGGTAA
- a CDS encoding MurR/RpiR family transcriptional regulator has protein sequence MNINNEVKTENNDLQMLLLKIRSKYPSLTDAAKKVADFILNRYSDAVYLNISELAGKCGVSESTITKFIKTMGYGGFHELKISLARSSGPAVESDVLYGEISLDDNIESICNKIYYNNMEAMKDSLRILDFDSMDKAAVMVLRARKVDIYGMGSSTVATLNAKMRLYRLGIMCFTYNDPHEQIISASLLKKGDVAIAISNSGKSADVVKAMDIAKQSGASTICITNYDDTPITRYADIKLFTSTKDSEELCESLHARIAELTLIDALYVCIASKMKKQAMSNLYKTSEAIKTHKLT, from the coding sequence ATGAACATCAATAACGAAGTCAAGACAGAAAACAATGATTTGCAAATGCTTCTTTTGAAAATAAGGAGCAAATACCCGTCCTTGACAGATGCAGCAAAAAAAGTAGCCGATTTCATACTAAACAGATACAGTGATGCAGTCTATCTGAATATCAGTGAACTGGCAGGGAAATGCGGGGTAAGTGAGTCAACTATAACAAAATTTATTAAGACCATGGGATATGGCGGGTTTCATGAATTGAAAATAAGCCTGGCCAGAAGTTCGGGGCCTGCAGTTGAAAGCGATGTATTATATGGTGAGATAAGCCTTGATGATAACATAGAATCCATTTGCAATAAGATTTACTACAACAATATGGAGGCTATGAAGGATTCTTTAAGAATTCTTGATTTTGATAGTATGGATAAGGCGGCAGTTATGGTTTTAAGAGCAAGAAAAGTGGACATTTATGGCATGGGAAGCTCAACTGTTGCTACTCTGAATGCGAAAATGAGACTATACCGGCTAGGAATAATGTGTTTTACATACAATGACCCCCATGAGCAGATAATATCCGCGTCACTTTTGAAAAAAGGAGATGTAGCTATAGCAATCAGCAATTCCGGAAAATCCGCAGATGTGGTAAAAGCAATGGATATAGCAAAGCAATCGGGGGCGTCAACTATTTGCATAACAAATTATGATGATACCCCCATAACCAGATATGCAGATATAAAGCTTTTTACTTCAACCAAGGATTCCGAGGAACTGTGTGAAAGTCTGCATGCGAGGATAGCCGAACTGACTCTTATCGATGCATTGTATGTATGCATAGCCAGCAAAATGAAAAAACAGGCTATGAGCAATCTTTATAAAACTTCTGAGGCTATTAAGACTCATAAATTGACATAA
- a CDS encoding galactitol-1-phosphate 5-dehydrogenase yields MYKLMQAAVLHAPSDLRIEQVRIPAGIGGDEVLVKVRAAGICGSDLDRVMKSGTYSFPTIPGHEFCGEIAEVGAEVRDYKKGDRVAVAPMLPCFTCEFCQQGNYGQCDSYNFLGSRTDGAFAQYVKAPARNLIRMPDSVSFMEGAAIEPAAVTLHGMRKVGVNVGDTVAVLGCGAIGLFAIQFAKIMGATNVIAVDIAADKLELADKIGADRCINALEGDVVQAIKDATDGKGVNVAVETAGVSLTQEQCLRIAKKQGRVLYLGTAHRDVVIPPKSFECIVRNEITIVGAWNSYSAPFPGVEWHATLEYIKAGSLKINPLITHTVSLDKAPQVFNELAERKYPFNKVIFVMD; encoded by the coding sequence TTGTATAAATTAATGCAGGCAGCCGTGCTGCATGCCCCGTCAGACTTAAGAATTGAGCAGGTCAGGATTCCTGCGGGTATAGGCGGTGACGAGGTACTGGTTAAGGTCAGGGCAGCAGGAATATGCGGTTCTGATCTGGATAGGGTAATGAAATCGGGAACTTACAGCTTTCCTACTATTCCAGGCCATGAATTTTGTGGAGAAATAGCTGAGGTAGGTGCTGAGGTAAGGGACTATAAAAAAGGTGACAGGGTTGCGGTAGCTCCCATGCTGCCATGCTTTACATGTGAATTTTGCCAGCAGGGGAATTACGGACAGTGCGACAGCTATAACTTTCTTGGTTCCAGAACAGACGGCGCTTTTGCCCAATATGTGAAAGCTCCGGCGAGGAATCTTATAAGAATGCCCGACAGTGTCAGCTTTATGGAAGGTGCTGCAATCGAGCCTGCAGCTGTAACACTTCACGGTATGAGAAAAGTAGGTGTTAATGTAGGTGACACTGTTGCTGTTTTAGGTTGTGGAGCCATAGGGCTTTTTGCAATACAATTTGCAAAAATAATGGGTGCAACAAATGTAATAGCTGTAGATATAGCTGCTGACAAACTGGAACTTGCCGATAAAATAGGAGCGGACAGGTGTATAAATGCACTTGAAGGTGATGTAGTCCAGGCTATAAAGGATGCTACAGATGGGAAAGGTGTGAATGTAGCTGTCGAAACAGCCGGGGTAAGTCTCACACAGGAGCAATGCCTGAGAATTGCCAAAAAGCAGGGAAGAGTTCTTTACCTTGGTACAGCTCACAGGGATGTGGTAATCCCTCCCAAGTCATTTGAGTGCATAGTCAGAAATGAAATCACAATAGTTGGCGCGTGGAACTCATATTCTGCTCCTTTTCCGGGTGTAGAATGGCATGCGACGCTTGAGTATATAAAGGCAGGAAGCCTTAAGATAAATCCTTTGATTACACATACAGTATCACTGGATAAAGCACCTCAGGTATTTAATGAACTGGCTGAAAGAAAGTATCCTTTCAATAAGGTTATTTTTGTAATGGATTAA
- a CDS encoding glycerol dehydrogenase gives MPHVQSTTRGFGCPGKYIQGPGEMNRLEEYTSAYGSNVFVLIDQRLFDNISDKLKKVYSNTSSNLTFDKFTGEVTLKEIDRVIKLAEQSKPDVIVGIGGGKTIDTGKAVAASMKIPFISAPTAASTDAPTSALSVVYTEEGEQTHCIFHNASPDIVLVDTEIILTAPVRFLVSGMGDALSTYFEARANAESDTANYIGKGYRRCKAAMAIAKLCYEILLEDGLEAKLAAERGVCTEALENVIEANTLLSGVGFENTGCAAGHAINEGLTVLEETHHFYHGEKVAFGTICQLVLENRPKEEIEEVIKFCLSVGLPTTLKDLHVEPTYDKLMAVAKRAAIEGGIAHAEPFKVTPEIIYNTILATDALVNHYKKLWGI, from the coding sequence ATGCCGCACGTACAATCAACTACTAGAGGGTTTGGATGCCCGGGTAAGTACATTCAGGGCCCCGGTGAAATGAACAGATTGGAAGAATACACTTCAGCTTACGGATCAAACGTATTTGTGCTGATAGACCAGAGATTATTTGACAATATAAGTGACAAGCTGAAAAAGGTTTATTCAAATACTTCTTCAAACCTCACTTTTGATAAGTTTACAGGAGAAGTGACACTAAAGGAAATCGACAGGGTGATAAAACTTGCTGAGCAAAGCAAGCCGGATGTAATTGTAGGAATAGGTGGAGGAAAGACTATAGATACAGGCAAAGCAGTGGCAGCAAGTATGAAAATTCCTTTTATAAGCGCACCTACAGCTGCTTCTACAGATGCACCCACCAGCGCGCTTTCAGTAGTATATACTGAAGAAGGTGAACAGACCCACTGCATATTTCACAATGCAAGTCCTGATATAGTTCTTGTAGATACTGAAATCATTTTAACTGCTCCTGTACGTTTTTTGGTTTCCGGTATGGGTGATGCATTGTCAACGTACTTTGAAGCAAGGGCAAACGCTGAATCAGATACAGCAAACTATATCGGTAAAGGTTATAGAAGGTGCAAGGCGGCTATGGCAATAGCAAAGCTGTGTTACGAAATACTGCTTGAGGATGGACTGGAAGCAAAGCTTGCAGCCGAAAGAGGAGTATGTACAGAGGCTTTGGAAAATGTAATTGAAGCAAACACTCTGCTTAGCGGGGTAGGATTTGAAAATACGGGGTGTGCTGCGGGACATGCAATAAATGAAGGACTTACCGTGCTTGAAGAAACTCACCATTTCTATCATGGAGAAAAAGTTGCATTCGGTACTATATGCCAGCTTGTTCTGGAAAACAGGCCAAAGGAAGAAATTGAAGAAGTAATAAAATTCTGTCTGAGTGTAGGATTGCCTACAACTTTAAAAGACCTGCATGTAGAGCCTACCTATGATAAACTTATGGCAGTTGCAAAAAGGGCTGCTATAGAAGGTGGAATAGCCCATGCGGAACCTTTTAAGGTAACACCGGAAATAATATATAATACTATTCTTGCGACAGATGCTCTCGTAAATCATTATAAAAAGCTGTGGGGTATATAA
- a CDS encoding zinc-dependent dehydrogenase, which produces MKAAYFYGVGDIRVEEVEIPKIDEEEILIKVRATAVCGTDLRIYKFGHFKIPEGTKRVLGHEIAGEIVEVGSKVKGYTIGMKVATPPNIGCGTCPACIAGFNQMCPDYEAFGISLDGGFQEYMKIPAFAIKAGNVVRIPAGLSFEEAAITEPLSCCYNSYKALKTVPGDTVLVIGAGPIGALHVMMNKLAGATKIIVADISQERLEEIKALGADVIINSGTNNLIEEVNKETNGAGANVIITACSVPDLQRQALEVASVHGRINFFGGLPKGKEEVTLNTNLIHYKELIALGTTGSSISDYYKSMQIVASGKVNAKALVSATFSVEDTVKAFEYAAAGKGMKAVVTNAK; this is translated from the coding sequence ATGAAGGCAGCATATTTTTATGGAGTTGGAGATATAAGGGTTGAAGAAGTGGAAATACCTAAAATAGATGAAGAAGAAATACTGATAAAAGTAAGAGCAACAGCCGTATGTGGAACTGACCTGAGAATATATAAATTCGGACATTTTAAAATTCCTGAAGGTACGAAGAGAGTTCTGGGACATGAAATCGCAGGAGAAATTGTAGAAGTGGGTTCAAAAGTAAAGGGTTATACAATAGGAATGAAGGTAGCAACCCCTCCAAACATAGGTTGCGGCACATGCCCGGCATGTATAGCTGGTTTTAATCAGATGTGCCCTGACTATGAGGCGTTTGGCATAAGCCTTGACGGTGGATTCCAGGAATACATGAAAATTCCCGCTTTTGCCATAAAGGCTGGAAATGTAGTACGCATTCCAGCTGGATTGAGCTTTGAAGAAGCAGCCATAACAGAACCGCTTTCCTGCTGTTATAACTCTTACAAGGCATTAAAGACAGTGCCTGGTGATACTGTTCTGGTAATAGGTGCAGGTCCCATAGGAGCTCTCCATGTGATGATGAACAAACTTGCAGGAGCCACAAAAATAATAGTTGCAGATATTTCACAAGAGCGTCTTGAAGAAATAAAAGCCCTGGGAGCTGATGTAATAATAAATTCCGGTACAAACAATCTGATAGAAGAAGTTAATAAAGAAACAAACGGTGCAGGTGCAAATGTAATAATAACCGCCTGTTCAGTTCCAGATTTGCAGAGGCAGGCGCTCGAAGTGGCTTCAGTACATGGAAGAATAAACTTCTTTGGCGGGCTTCCGAAAGGTAAGGAAGAAGTAACACTCAATACCAATCTTATACATTACAAGGAACTTATAGCTTTAGGAACTACAGGATCAAGCATCTCGGATTATTATAAGTCAATGCAGATTGTAGCTTCAGGTAAAGTAAATGCAAAAGCATTGGTAAGTGCTACCTTTAGTGTAGAGGACACTGTCAAGGCTTTTGAATATGCAGCAGCCGGAAAAGGGATGAAGGCTGTAGTAACCAATGCCAAATAA
- a CDS encoding shikimate dehydrogenase: protein MILPPKATQPTMYFIGVTTGKSSIMKLFPLWADALGLKDAVIKGIDIEIHADPQVYRDVVEFIKNDELSLGALVTTHKIDLYNAAKDMFEYLDPYAQMFGELSSISKKEGRLEGYAKDPISSGLSLEAFVPKNYWKDHGGEVFILGAGGSAIAISAYLLNKNKGDNIPSKLIVGNRSKPRLEEIERIVREIKPELPQEYHLTPEADISDEILKKLKPYSLVINATGLGKDRPGSPLTDNCDYPQNSLVWELNYRGELDFMHQALRQKEAKNLHVEDGWIYFIHGWTQVIAEVFHIDITGKVFDECEKIANEMRKNG from the coding sequence ATGATTTTACCACCAAAAGCAACACAACCAACCATGTACTTCATTGGAGTTACAACAGGAAAATCATCTATTATGAAGCTGTTCCCCCTCTGGGCAGATGCTCTTGGCCTGAAAGATGCAGTAATAAAAGGTATTGATATTGAAATTCATGCTGATCCTCAGGTTTACAGGGATGTTGTTGAGTTTATCAAAAATGATGAACTGTCCCTTGGAGCCCTTGTTACTACACATAAAATCGACCTCTACAATGCGGCAAAAGACATGTTTGAATACCTTGACCCGTATGCTCAGATGTTTGGGGAACTTTCCTCCATCTCAAAGAAGGAGGGAAGGCTTGAAGGATATGCGAAAGACCCTATTTCCAGCGGTTTGTCATTGGAAGCATTCGTACCGAAAAATTACTGGAAAGACCATGGCGGGGAGGTATTCATTCTCGGAGCCGGCGGAAGTGCCATAGCTATCAGTGCATACCTCTTGAACAAAAATAAAGGTGATAATATCCCATCAAAGCTGATAGTCGGAAACAGAAGCAAACCAAGGCTTGAAGAAATAGAAAGAATAGTAAGGGAAATAAAACCCGAACTGCCACAGGAATATCACCTGACACCTGAAGCTGATATCAGTGATGAAATTCTCAAAAAGTTAAAGCCATATTCCCTTGTAATCAATGCTACAGGCTTGGGTAAAGACAGACCCGGCTCACCGCTTACCGATAACTGTGATTACCCTCAAAACAGTCTTGTTTGGGAGCTGAACTATAGGGGTGAATTGGATTTCATGCATCAGGCCCTCAGGCAAAAGGAAGCAAAAAATCTGCATGTAGAAGATGGTTGGATATATTTTATCCATGGCTGGACACAGGTTATAGCAGAAGTATTCCATATAGATATCACAGGCAAGGTATTTGATGAATGTGAAAAAATAGCAAATGAGATGAGGAAAAACGGATAA
- a CDS encoding bifunctional 2-keto-4-hydroxyglutarate aldolase/2-keto-3-deoxy-6-phosphogluconate aldolase gives MSKKWNIIKKITDSGLVVVVRAENADEAKKITEACLNGGAAAIEITYTVPGATSVIEELSKAYSKEIIIGAGTVLDPETARIAILSGAQYVVSPYLSAETIRLCNRYQVPCMPGVMTIEGVVQAMELGADILKVFPGEAFGPKIIKAIKGPLPQANLMPTGGVSIDNVSEWIKAGASAIGVGGNLIAGAKTGNFESITRLAKEFVEKIKEARQ, from the coding sequence ATGAGTAAAAAGTGGAATATTATAAAGAAGATTACTGATAGCGGACTAGTGGTAGTTGTAAGAGCTGAAAATGCGGATGAAGCAAAAAAAATCACGGAAGCATGCTTAAATGGCGGTGCTGCCGCTATTGAAATCACTTATACGGTACCAGGTGCAACAAGTGTTATTGAAGAATTGTCCAAAGCCTATTCAAAAGAGATCATAATAGGTGCCGGAACCGTACTTGATCCTGAAACAGCAAGGATCGCCATATTGTCAGGTGCCCAGTATGTTGTCAGTCCGTATCTGAGTGCAGAAACAATCAGGCTGTGCAACAGATACCAGGTTCCGTGCATGCCGGGTGTAATGACAATAGAGGGTGTTGTTCAGGCAATGGAGCTGGGTGCCGATATTCTTAAGGTGTTCCCCGGAGAAGCTTTCGGCCCTAAGATAATCAAAGCCATCAAGGGTCCTTTGCCACAGGCAAACCTGATGCCTACAGGCGGCGTAAGCATTGACAATGTAAGCGAATGGATCAAGGCAGGCGCTTCTGCGATCGGTGTAGGAGGAAACCTTATAGCCGGAGCAAAGACCGGTAATTTCGAAAGCATTACAAGGCTTGCAAAAGAGTTTGTGGAAAAAATCAAGGAAGCAAGGCAATAA
- a CDS encoding AGE family epimerase/isomerase, with amino-acid sequence MNDIIRTMENAHKEIKDHVEQGIIPFWLNNSIDKKFGGYFTCFDENGKHTNETDKYIVTQTRMIWGLSAFYGCYPENSRLCKAAVQGIKFFIDKFWDNKYGGWYWRTKRNGKVCDNGKVVYGQSFAIYALTEYTLATGDIRGLEYAEKTFDLLQKYCADTLNGGYFENLENDWSISEPGLNAGDRKSLDIHMHLMEAFTKLADCSGKEIHQRKLKEIMDIITGKMLNLVAGCAMNQFTTDFKPIPAINIRRTWNAERVTGELVEKPMDTTSYGHNVELVWLLNRAADVLEMPKETYSHITRSLVDHSLKFGFDYELGGVYRDGPHDGPAIVEDKEWWQNCEVLVGYLDAFERLGDEKYLKAFLKTWEFDKKYMINWEVGEWRQLLDKCGNIIAGDIGNPWKAIYHTGRAMLECMQRLERLINRFEPGE; translated from the coding sequence ATGAATGACATTATTAGAACAATGGAAAATGCGCATAAGGAAATAAAAGACCATGTTGAACAAGGTATTATTCCATTTTGGCTGAACAATAGCATAGATAAAAAATTTGGGGGGTATTTTACCTGTTTTGACGAAAACGGGAAGCATACCAATGAGACTGATAAATATATAGTGACACAAACAAGGATGATATGGGGATTGTCGGCCTTTTATGGCTGTTATCCGGAAAACAGCAGGTTATGTAAAGCAGCAGTGCAAGGGATTAAATTCTTTATCGATAAATTCTGGGATAACAAGTATGGAGGCTGGTACTGGCGTACAAAGAGAAACGGGAAGGTATGTGACAATGGGAAGGTGGTGTATGGGCAGAGTTTTGCAATATACGCACTGACTGAGTATACGCTTGCAACAGGAGATATCAGGGGATTGGAATACGCTGAAAAGACCTTTGATCTTCTTCAGAAATATTGTGCAGATACGCTTAATGGCGGATATTTTGAAAACCTTGAAAATGATTGGAGCATATCGGAGCCGGGGCTCAATGCCGGTGACAGGAAATCTCTGGATATACACATGCACCTGATGGAAGCATTTACGAAGCTGGCAGATTGTTCTGGCAAGGAGATACACCAGAGAAAGCTTAAGGAGATTATGGATATCATAACCGGCAAAATGCTCAATCTGGTGGCAGGTTGCGCTATGAACCAGTTCACTACAGACTTTAAGCCGATACCGGCTATTAATATCAGAAGGACATGGAACGCAGAGCGTGTTACGGGAGAACTAGTTGAAAAGCCTATGGATACTACCTCTTATGGGCATAATGTTGAGCTGGTATGGCTGTTGAACCGCGCAGCTGATGTATTGGAAATGCCGAAGGAGACTTATAGTCATATTACCCGCAGTCTGGTTGATCATTCTTTGAAGTTCGGTTTTGATTATGAACTGGGAGGGGTATACAGGGATGGTCCCCATGATGGTCCTGCGATAGTGGAGGATAAGGAATGGTGGCAGAATTGTGAAGTTCTGGTCGGGTACCTTGATGCTTTTGAAAGGCTCGGTGATGAAAAATACCTTAAGGCTTTTTTAAAGACATGGGAGTTTGACAAAAAGTATATGATAAACTGGGAAGTAGGGGAATGGAGACAGTTATTGGACAAATGCGGCAACATAATTGCCGGAGACATAGGTAACCCATGGAAGGCTATTTATCACACTGGAAGAGCCATGCTTGAGTGTATGCAAAGGCTTGAACGCCTTATAAACCGGTTTGAACCGGGTGAATAA